The genomic interval AATAAATTTTTAATCAGAAGATTATATTAAACAAATATACTGATATTCAATTACTTAACATATTTAATCTATGAAATACATTTACAAAATCATTGCCTTTTTAGCTATGGTATGGGTGACTACTGGCATAAGTAAGTGTAAAAGCGTTGCTCACGGTGTAAAGCATAATCGTACATCTAACGATAATACAAAATTAGCATTTAGTATATCTGCTCTCAAAGAGGCTATTAGAAAGGGAAATCTTAAGGAAGTAGAAAAAGAGGTTTCGAAAAGTTCTGACCCTAAAAAAGATCTCAACAAAAAAATAATACATCTACCTCCCTTTTCACAACGTGGTATCGCAAGGCCACTGTATATAGCTATGTACTATAGACATAAAGAAAAAAATCCAGAAAAGAAAGAGCAATACCTAAAGATTATTGAACTTTTATTGAAGAAAGGAGCTAATCCTTGTTTATTTGCTAGCAGCGATATATTATCAACTAGTTATCATATAACCATGGCAGCAGGGCAACAAGATGCACCAGTAGTACAATTATTACTCGATTATGGAGCAAACGTCAATCAATTAGATAGTAAAGATGGAGGCTACGTTACTTATGATGGAGCTATCCATAAAGCTATGAAGAATGGTGATATAGCTACTCTTAAGATTCTTTTAAAAGATCCAAATATAGATGTTAATCTACATGCATATATATTACCATTGCACGCAGGTATATATGGTTATAGAGATGCACTCCATAAAGGTAATCAAATAGAAGCAGTAAAATTGCTATTGCAAAACGATGATATTAAGATCAATGAAGAGGATAATAATCAATACACCGCGCTTGATAAAGCAGTTGTTTTAAATTGTACAGAAATTGTGGAATTACTGCTAAAACAGAAAGG from Cardinium endosymbiont of Culicoides punctatus carries:
- a CDS encoding ankyrin repeat domain-containing protein, giving the protein MKYIYKIIAFLAMVWVTTGISKCKSVAHGVKHNRTSNDNTKLAFSISALKEAIRKGNLKEVEKEVSKSSDPKKDLNKKIIHLPPFSQRGIARPLYIAMYYRHKEKNPEKKEQYLKIIELLLKKGANPCLFASSDILSTSYHITMAAGQQDAPVVQLLLDYGANVNQLDSKDGGYVTYDGAIHKAMKNGDIATLKILLKDPNIDVNLHAYILPLHAGIYGYRDALHKGNQIEAVKLLLQNDDIKINEEDNNQYTALDKAVVLNCTEIVELLLKQKGIDIEHKNCHGRTPLAQAVHNGNVEIVKLLLKHGANPKAISIKNALLSKLGFGKHKEIKKLLKEAKKNQKKTKESLPVFDAIHVTEKDGACSICLSKLVDTSEHQHAIKLKKCNHKFHLDCISEWVLINKTCPYCRTNME